In Archangium violaceum, the following are encoded in one genomic region:
- a CDS encoding alpha/beta hydrolase: MPRKDLVPVAPPPPPEGENSAPNTLRTPETGAVARLLRSLRGLPEARREYGPGSMGLAGWFKAETAPPTDVTARFREVYQRVREDEPVLPDEAKRHLYLLVKGMLGDEVPSYLEDNQRRLEKRGLETREVAVDTEGRLTANVEVVRDALLDAIHFGRTVVLVGHSKGGVEAMSTLSLHPELRRHVRAMVALQAPFGGSVIANDLVATPSLRRLLDVAFPSLFQGDAASVEDLSYAKRMEFVRRHPYPADVPTVALATSRLSRRSLMRPLCAYVNERYGWACDGLVNAVDAEVPGSRVVRLDDMDHAEAALTGLPGFSNYYPGDITETMVALALESPSRGLQQG, from the coding sequence ATGCCTCGGAAGGACCTCGTTCCCGTCGCCCCCCCTCCCCCACCCGAGGGGGAGAACTCCGCTCCCAACACCCTCCGGACGCCCGAGACGGGCGCGGTGGCCAGACTGCTGCGCTCGCTGCGCGGACTGCCCGAGGCCCGGCGCGAGTACGGCCCGGGCAGCATGGGACTGGCCGGCTGGTTCAAGGCGGAGACGGCGCCGCCCACGGACGTGACGGCCCGCTTCCGCGAGGTGTACCAGCGCGTGCGCGAGGACGAGCCGGTGCTGCCGGACGAGGCGAAGCGCCACCTGTACCTGCTGGTGAAGGGGATGCTGGGGGACGAGGTACCGAGCTACCTGGAGGACAACCAGCGGCGCCTGGAGAAGCGGGGCCTGGAGACGCGCGAGGTGGCGGTGGACACCGAGGGGCGGCTCACGGCCAACGTGGAGGTGGTGCGCGACGCGCTGCTGGACGCCATCCACTTCGGCCGCACGGTGGTGCTGGTGGGACACAGCAAGGGGGGAGTGGAGGCGATGAGCACGCTGTCGCTCCATCCGGAGCTGCGCCGGCACGTCCGGGCGATGGTGGCGCTGCAGGCGCCCTTTGGAGGCTCGGTCATCGCCAACGACCTGGTGGCGACGCCGTCGCTGCGGCGGCTGCTGGACGTGGCGTTTCCCTCGCTCTTCCAGGGGGACGCGGCCTCGGTGGAGGACCTGTCGTACGCGAAGCGGATGGAGTTCGTGCGGCGCCACCCCTACCCGGCGGACGTGCCCACGGTGGCGCTGGCGACGTCGAGGCTGTCGCGGCGCTCGTTGATGAGGCCGCTGTGCGCCTACGTGAACGAGCGCTACGGCTGGGCGTGCGACGGGCTGGTGAACGCGGTGGACGCGGAGGTGCCGGGCTCGCGCGTGGTGCGGCTGGACGACATGGACCACGCCGAGGCCGCCCTCACGGGCCTGCCCGGCTTCTCCAACTACTACCCGGGCGACATCACCGAGACGATGGTGGCCCTC
- the speD gene encoding adenosylmethionine decarboxylase produces the protein MGVPRGGRTLTTGQEWLVDASGCLAERLKDARALAALFEELIVLLELKVVGQPQWHVFPEPGGVTGLALLAESHLAVHTFPEHGFAALNVYCCRPRSRPDFEALLARHLGAASCRVRELPRGVEA, from the coding sequence GTGGGTGTTCCACGCGGAGGAAGGACGCTGACGACCGGACAGGAGTGGCTGGTGGATGCGAGCGGGTGCCTGGCGGAGCGCCTGAAGGATGCGCGTGCGCTCGCGGCCCTTTTCGAGGAGCTCATCGTGCTGCTGGAGCTGAAGGTGGTGGGCCAGCCGCAGTGGCACGTCTTCCCCGAGCCGGGCGGTGTCACCGGGCTCGCGCTGCTCGCGGAGAGCCACCTGGCCGTCCACACCTTTCCGGAGCACGGTTTCGCCGCGCTCAACGTCTACTGCTGCCGCCCCCGCTCGCGCCCGGACTTCGAGGCGCTGCTGGCGCGGCACCTGGGCGCGGCCTCCTGCCGCGTCCGTGAGCTGCCTCGGGGGGTGGAGGCGTGA